One Rhizobium leguminosarum genomic region harbors:
- a CDS encoding phosphopantetheine-binding protein codes for MAGIWQELLGVERVGRNDNFFELGGHSLLAVQLMERLRLLSLGVEVRTLFARPVLADLAASLGSHHEVAVRPT; via the coding sequence CTGGCCGGGATCTGGCAAGAGCTCCTCGGTGTCGAGCGGGTCGGACGCAACGACAACTTCTTCGAGCTCGGCGGCCACTCGCTCCTGGCGGTGCAGCTGATGGAGCGGCTGCGGCTGCTGTCGCTGGGGGTGGAGGTGCGCACCCTGTTTGCCAGGCCGGTGCTGGCCGATCTGGCCGCAAGCCTTGGCAGCCATCACGAGGTGGCGGTGCGGCCAACCTGA
- a CDS encoding condensation domain-containing protein: MNSVSFTRRSRLDGTILCRRWIQYPDYAAWQRQWLSGERLQSQAQYWRDTLSGAPARLALPTDRARPAQQSFAGASGLLSSMRI, encoded by the coding sequence GTGAACTCAGTCAGCTTTACCAGGCGTTCGAGGCTGGACGGGACGATCCTTTGCCGCCGCTGGATCCAGTATCCGGATTATGCCGCCTGGCAACGCCAATGGTTGTCGGGGGAACGGCTGCAGAGCCAGGCGCAGTATTGGCGCGACACCCTGTCCGGCGCTCCGGCCCGACTTGCCTTGCCGACGGACCGTGCGCGGCCGGCCCAGCAGTCGTTTGCCGGGGCCAGTGGCCTGTTGTCATCGATGCGGATCTGA
- a CDS encoding AMP-binding protein, with the protein MPHRGCCFAMPPRALGPEALVDLTVVDLETATPAWAELPASNPDPRALGLSPRHLAYVIYTSGSTGTPKGVMVEHRGLVNLTAWHVQTFCRQPETCCTLTAAVAFDAAPGSYGPHYAIVAHCCSRPGRQQEIPRVCCNGGVINHWTPPF; encoded by the coding sequence ATGCCGCACCGCGGCTGCTGCTTTGCGATGCCGCCGCGCGCACTCGGCCCCGAGGCGCTTGTCGATCTGACGGTGGTCGATCTGGAGACGGCCACCCCGGCCTGGGCCGAACTGCCGGCCTCGAACCCGGACCCGCGCGCCCTTGGCCTGAGCCCGCGCCATCTCGCCTATGTCATCTACACCTCAGGCTCCACCGGAACCCCAAAGGGCGTCATGGTCGAGCATCGGGGGTTGGTCAATCTTACAGCATGGCATGTGCAAACGTTTTGTCGGCAACCAGAAACCTGCTGCACACTCACGGCTGCAGTGGCTTTCGATGCAGCACCTGGGAGCTATGGTCCGCATTATGCAATCGTAGCACATTGCTGCTCCCGCCCAGGGCGGCAGCAGGAGATTCCTCGCGTCTGTTGCAATGGTGGCGTGATCAACCACTGGACGCCGCCTTTCTAG
- a CDS encoding AMP-binding enzyme: MATSGRLLSDNAVPHIGRPIANTRIYLLDGHGAPVPFGAVGELYIGGAGVARGYLNRPELTAERFIASPFVEGDRLYRSGDLGRYLPDGNLEFLGRNDDQVKIRGFRIEPGEIAARLCEHELVGDAVVVARADRAGDQHLVAYVVCGPEAGSDDEDGSGLAGALRAHLGGRLPDYMVPAAFVRLEALPLTANGKLDRQALPAPDDDAYARRPMKRRRARSRRRWPGSGKSSSVSSGSDATTTSSSSAATRSWRCS, from the coding sequence GTGGCAACCTCGGGACGACTTCTCAGTGACAACGCCGTGCCGCATATTGGCCGTCCGATCGCCAACACGCGGATCTACCTTCTGGACGGTCATGGTGCGCCGGTGCCGTTTGGGGCGGTGGGTGAGCTTTACATCGGCGGGGCGGGGGTGGCGCGTGGCTACCTCAACCGTCCCGAGCTGACGGCGGAGCGGTTCATCGCCAGCCCGTTTGTGGAGGGCGACCGTCTGTACCGGAGCGGCGACCTTGGGCGTTATCTGCCGGACGGCAATCTGGAGTTTTTGGGCCGCAACGACGATCAGGTGAAGATCCGCGGCTTCCGCATCGAGCCGGGCGAGATCGCCGCACGGCTTTGCGAGCACGAGCTTGTCGGCGATGCGGTGGTGGTGGCGCGCGCCGACCGCGCCGGCGACCAGCACCTTGTCGCCTATGTCGTGTGTGGACCCGAGGCAGGATCGGACGACGAGGATGGAAGCGGGCTGGCCGGCGCCTTGCGCGCCCATCTGGGCGGGCGGCTGCCCGACTACATGGTGCCGGCTGCCTTCGTGCGGCTCGAGGCGCTGCCCTTGACGGCGAACGGCAAGCTCGACCGCCAGGCGCTGCCGGCCCCCGACGACGATGCCTATGCGCGGCGGCCTATGAAGCGCCGCAGGGCGCGGTCGAGACGGCGCTGGCCGGGATCTGGCAAGAGCTCCTCGGTGTCGAGCGGGTCGGACGCAACGACAACTTCTTCGAGCTCGGCGGCCACTCGCTCCTGGCGGTGCAGCTGA